A region from the Pungitius pungitius chromosome 16, fPunPun2.1, whole genome shotgun sequence genome encodes:
- the zw10 gene encoding centromere/kinetochore protein zw10 homolog yields MASFVTEVLASSGKLEKEDLSGKISKMSRKVEDTKEEVCDMMNKRYSDFLPSLQGSEELMVQVDEVSKEMDALKNCIESEVQQNIHVAVAEYAKLKQQLEKNTVIITMLGHLKEFHSAMEEFSKSLLEKKYVDAANQLERARAGVDSLKGWKSSQLPLLSALSSELTVQRENLIYHLGDEWKRLVIWKIPSSKEPAGLKSFLKVELNLRHASSKDSEAKPPALLCSVLQALAIQGDLQHKIKLFSQVLLKTMLKPLVMYPSLSVRVAEQPGEGTIMALQYLEESHNEKSTPSQVYSKVLLVLRTLHSHLLDVSIGDRKLSAILGELIWEEISQCIIHECLIYSIPTNSNQLEKYNTVIKETEEFEKSLKEMEYLQGDSTELLKYARDVNCHFATKKCKDVIVAARKLMTSKMHNTIKITSDYKLRLPKLPAPALKVKQESKKDEITMENTKQLSAWSLCLPACRISESVQQLMELALGTLCEAVGSSTQCALQLFFTVRNIFQLFYDVVPTYHKENLLKFPHLAAIQHNNCMYLAHHLLTLGHHFRGHLPQPLSEGVATFVDMVPGFRKLGAQCFLAQMNVQRAELLERLSTAHNFCNLDDEDNYIAASKAVRQVIHQLKQLGTVWQDVLPVSIYCKAMGNLLNTAIVEVLAKIMMLEDISSEDGEHLHTLCQTIIEEGPLVFIPLAEENKNKKYQEEVPLHVRKWTTFKELVIVLRANLQEIVDRWADGKGPLASEFSSSELKNLIRALFQNTERRAVALTKIK; encoded by the exons ATGGCTTCGTTTGTGACCGAAGTGCTCGCCAGCTCTGGCAAACTGGAGAAAGAGGACCTGTCCGGTAAAATTAGCAAAATGTCTCGCAAAGTGGAAGATACCAAG GAAGAAGTATGTGACATGATGAACAAGCGGTACAGTGACTTCCTCCCAAGTCTTCAAGGATCTGAGGAGCTAATGGTACAGGTTGATGAAGTTTCCAAAGAAATGGATGCCCTTAAAAACTGCATTGAGTCTGAG GTGCAGCAGAACATCCATGTGGCTGTAGCTGAATATGCAAagctgaagcagcagctggagaaaaATACTGTCATCATAACCATGCTTGGGCATTTAAAGGAG TTTCACAGTGCAATGGAGGAGTTCAGCAAATCTTTGCTGGAAAAGAAGTATGTTGATGCAGCCAACCAGTTGGAAAGA GCAAGAGCCGGTGTGGATTCACTGAAGGGCTGGAAGAGCTCCCAGTTGCCGCTGCTCAGTGCTCTCAGCTCAGAGTTGACAGTGCAGAGAGAAAACTTAATTTACCACCTGGGAGATGAATGGAAACGCCTCGTCATCTGGAAAATACCGTCCTCGAAGG AGCCTGCAGGTCTGAAGTCCTTCCTGAAGGTGGAGCTGAACCTGAGACATGCCTCCAGTAAAGACAGTGAAGCGAAGCCACCTGCTCTGCTGTGCAGCGTCCTGCAAGCTCTGGCCATCCAGGGAGACCTTCAGCACAAGATCAAACTCTTCA GTCAGGTGCTGCTGAAGACCATGTTGAAGCCTTTGGTGATGTACCCGTCGCTGTCGGTGAGGGTAGCAGAACAGCCCGGCGAGGGAACCATCATGGCCTTGCAATATTTGGAGGAGAGCCACAATGAGAAATCCACTCCATCGCAAGTCTACAGCAAAGTGCTCCTGGTGCTCAGGACGCTGCACTCACACCTGCTAG ATGTGTCCATTGGCGATAGAAAGCTCTCTGCAATCTTGGGGGAGCTGATTTGGGAAGAAATTTCCCAGTGCATCATCCACGAGTGTCTGATATACTCCATCCCCACCAACAGCAACCAGCTGGAGAAGTACAACACT GTGATCAAGGAAACAGAGGAGTTTGAGAAGTCCCTGAAGGAGATGGAGTATCTGCAGGGAGACTCCACAGAGCTGCTCAAATATGCCAGGGACGTCAACTGCCACTTTGCCACCAAGAAGTGCAAAGATGTCATCGTGGCGGCACGCAAACTCATGACCTCCAAGATGCACAACACTATCAAA ATCACATCGGACTACAAGCTGCGTCTGCCCAAGCTGCCTGCTCCGGCGCTGAAGGTGAAGCAAGAGTCCAAAAAGGACGAGATAACGATGGAGAACACAAAGCAgctgtctgcgtggagtctgtgTCTGCCGGCCTGCCGCATCAGTGAGTCAGTGcagcagctgatggagctggCGCTCGGCACCCTGTGTGAAGCCGTTGGAAGCTCCACACAATG cgCATTACAACTCTTCTTTACCGTGAGAAACATCTTCCAGCTGTTCTACGATGTCGTCCCGACGTACCACAA GGAGAACCTGCTGAAGTTCCCTCACCTGGCGGCCATCCAGCACAACAACTGCATGTACTTGGCCCACCACCTGCTCACCCTGGGCCACCATTTCAGAGGTCACCTGCCACAGCCCCTCAGCGAGGGCGTCGCAACATTTGTTGACATGGTTCCCGGATTCAGGAAGCTTG GCGCCCAGTGCTTTTTGGCCCAGATGAACGTCCAGAGAGCTGAGCTGCTGGAGAGACTTTCCACCGCTCACAATTTCTGCAACCTGGATGATGAAGACAACTACATAGCAGCCAGCAAAGCAGTAAGACAG GTCATTCATCAGTTGAAGCAGTTGGGAACAGTGTGGCAGGATGTCCTTCCAGTCAGCATCTATTGTAAAGCCATGGGCAACCTCCTCAACACAGCCATCGTGGAAGTCCTCGCCAAGATCATGATGCTGGAG GATATTTCCTCTGAGGACGGGGAGCACCTGCACACTCTGTGCCAGACCATCATCGAGGAAGGTCCGCTGGTCTTCATCCCTCTGGCCGAGgaaaacaagaacaagaagTATCAGGAGGAAGTGCCTCTGCATGTAAGGAAGTGGACTACCTTCAAGGAGCTGGTCATTGTGCTGCGGGCCAACCTGCAGGAGATCGTCGACAG GTGGGCTGACGGCAAAGGTCCGCTGGCATCTGAGTTTTCCAGTTCGGAGTTGAAGAATCTGATCCGTGCCTTGTTTCAGAATACAGAGAGGAGAGCCGTGGCTTTGACCAAAATCAAATAG